From Ptiloglossa arizonensis isolate GNS036 chromosome 14, iyPtiAriz1_principal, whole genome shotgun sequence, the proteins below share one genomic window:
- the Ten-m gene encoding teneurin transmembrane protein Ten-m isoform X1: MCDPTALLDLVPSEGLLKRPSMDYNEYTYCYGGGRGCLLDNSAPRGPPDVPPRNPTMSRVNGRLPGSHAVSDHERDPDLQPSCLVRTPSGGFYSIPKIPKNEYNNKNQSTGNSPIKVELQNNMDRVPLPYGHAPSMIPMRRQSIRCHFVKGVDWCSWKLIAMILLIVSLCITAALAYVVVSSIVNRSYQSAKACTIGENVETKALSVDANKTSSTAIATSSQSNSRTRPQAAPGGSINLSVRMLEHVYIRNRRDTFNQHALHQTVASPEYREVPPSTVSAHEVDEDEASRSLTSNGDRFGRVVHETEHADDPRAKVNNTGRTDVVLEDVLESSGSTAPRGTIMLAVNVSDSSITNYTHDRTTRTTLAVDLASTSSVSLVSDPPGDRSLASSFSSSISLNEPANRPSETPVADHAATKSTWTALLGDDNQNDTVLATDRPITLENRDEDVTDVSFEPSVDTTDDANAAETSNVSGGRVDPRRSSSSGLESNEYGEKIGNGGIVGSITVTGSTNDYGYASGRNEHVDRNVESLEDTEATTDSTATASGNGDTIDDPPPEHSNVSNDKWTAYDFNENPVPPRADGDSESVSSEYREDTERPTNERNNRPGTNDRNDTLKSVIVATNEQPYRKNNVDNYTSDVVKETRELSREEDSSYESDPTVSRANSSEKSEELQRDYPVPIYNYGQEEVEIVKLGQKSESGTTSDSSQRGYESLNDVPRLVHQNSDLKVITREENDEEFLREFEKKFREESVESEPRFEEPGSRKNQARTNTENDSVSPLIQQVKIVEVPVHRAEYSSASSSASSSHRVLVNITIASGDSASSASKPLYVLSVSVPTNGDAETHSSGTNVDQAQLHEPEARKSSTHDTSNIANPIESNDNNRLPPPPQPPSSPPPSIWAGGECECSCPCMGSSSDEWDNFSANDENLNFYLEPDNSSLTVEESSERRATDDRYGTKRNESDLPSSTSFVTVDSEDSTKTIDTTTSSSTVHDPTSSDEENTGSTERTSNYETESSTVDMSWCSGTTSLPPEPTILILEGARTFPARSFPPDGTTFAQVGLGQKLNKEIPPYSYWNMQFYQSEAAYVRFDYNIPRGASIGVYARRNALPTHTQYDLLEVLSGFKARTTRASQVSVIPSIKKEVTYYMEPGHWFLSLYNDDGDPQEVSFIAVIAEDMTHNCPNGCSGKGECLLGHCQCNPGFGGEDCSESVCPVLCSQRGEYINGECQCNPGWKGKECSLRHDECEVPDCNGRGLCAIGKCICLQGYKGMYCEEEDCLHPNCSGHGFCADGTCICKKGWKGADCSQMDKEALQCLPDCSGHGNFELDTQTCLCEPMWSGDDCSKELCDLDCGPHGHCVDNVCDCLPGWSGELCNLKQCDPRCNEHGQCKNGTCLCVTGWNGKHCTMEGCPNSCSGHGQCRVSNDGQWECRCYDGWDGKDCNVLLEQNCNDGRDNDKDGLIDCADPECCSNYICRSSQLCVSAPKPIDILLRKQPPAITASFFERMKFLIDEGSLQNYARQETFNESASTDHGGKIPIALVDTSLTWPAIGSLTLLFPDSRSAVVRGRVVTHLGTGLMGVRVSTSTPLEGFTLTRDDGWFDLLVNGGGAVTLQFGRSPFKPQSHIVFVPWNEVVIIDKIVMTAAEEKQPSHVPHSCAAHDYDMMKPVVLATWKHGFQGACPDKSAILAESQVIQESLQIPGTGLNLVYHSSRAAGYLSTIQLQLTPEVIPPTLNLIHLRITIEGILFERTFEADPVIRFTYAWNRLNVYRQRVYGVTTAMVKVGYEYSDCKDVIWDVQTTKLSGHDMSISEVGGWNLDIHHRYNFHEGILQKGDGSNIYLKQKPRVILTTMGDGHQRPVDCYECDGQASKQRLLAPVALATAPDGSIFVGDFNLVRKILVDGTVRTVVRLNVTRVSYRYHIALSPLDGTLYISDPECHQIIRVRDTNDYTDPDHNWETVVGSGERCLPGDEAHCGDGALARDAKLAYPKGVAVSADNVLYFADGTNIRMVDRDGIITTVIGNHMHRSHWKPIPCEGTLNVEEVHLRWPTELAINPLDNSLHMIDDHMVLQLAPDGRVKVVAGRPLRCPWPSTSFDTELATHATLVMPQSIAFGPSGNLYIAESDSQRINRLRVIGTDGKISPYAGAESKCNCLERGCDCFEADHYLASTSKFNTISAVAVSPDGVVHIGDQANYRIRSVTASIPDASGAREYEIYSPDTQEIYVFNRFGQHVATKNILTGETVYQFTYNVNTSNGKLSTVTDAAGNKVFLLRDYSSQVNSIENTKGQKCRLRMSRMKMLHELSTPDNYNVTFDYHGPTGLLKTKLDSTGRSYVYNYDEFGRLTSAVTPTGKVISLTFDLSLKGAVVKVGQNNRKPISMLIKGSSVITKVGEAEQRTTVLADGSVGQVTPWAHTISTDTLPYSVLAEIEPLLGESYPVPAKQRTEIAGDLANRFEWRYFLRKVQGNKNRGNSKSVTQVGRRLRVNGEILLSLEYDRETNSVAVFMNDVELLNVTYDRTARPIKWGPRNGIFAGVELEYDRFSRLTSWTWGDISETYGFDRAGRLYEIKYSDGTSMVYAFKDMFSSLPLKVTTPRGSDYLLQYDEAGALQSLTTPRSHIHTFSLQTSLGFYKYQYYSPMNRHPYEILYNDDGQILAKVYPHQSGKVAYVYDHTGKLETTLAGLSSIHYTYQETTSLVHSIDINEPNFEMRIEYKYHAGIVKDEKIKFGSKSGLDNARYRYQYDGNARISGIEVDINGKQLPQLRLKYSQNLGILEGVGDLRIYRNLFNRSVMQDSSKQFYTVTDYDEHGRVKTVLMNIRTLDVFRMELEYDNRNRIKMRKLAIGKDSKMEKITYNADGHVLEVADTENNWQYAYDENGNVIGIIREHNEKLVLGYDSGDRVVQFGDVEFNAYDGRGFVVIRGEHKYRYNSRGQLIHALEHKKFQIWYFYDDRGRLVTWNDDRENITQFFYANPKTPDLITHVHFPKSAKTFRFLYDARNFLMTVETSEQRFYVATDQNGSPLALFDTNGNLIKEMRRTPFGKIIKDTNPDFYLPIDFHGGLLDPNTKLVYLNKRLYDPTVGQWMTPAWEQMANELTTPTDIFIYRFRNNDPINFKQNVEYMTDLASWLKLYGYDISAILGSEYMKQMVYQPSATITSPQLTPDFGVMSGLQCIVDRVHEKFSDLGFVPKPLLKLEPKTRNLLPRVAHRRAVFGEGILVSRVGGRALVSVVDGVNSVVQDVVTSVFNNSYFLPLHFSVHDQDVFYFVKDNALKIRDDMEELRRLGGMFNVSTHETTEHGAGTWKELRLHNPDAAVVIKYGADPEQERHRILKHAHKRAVERAWEIEKQLVMAGFQGRGDWSKEEKDELISRGIVNGYEGVDIHSVHRYPQLADDPGNVAFTRDTKRKRRKSGNRRNRIHRHDS, translated from the exons AGTACCTTTACCGTACGGGCACGCGCCCTCGATGATCCCAATGAGGAGACAAAGCATTCGGTGCCATTTCGTGAAAGGGGTCGACTGGTGCAGCTGGAAATTAATCGCGATGATATTGCTTATAGTGTCGTTGTGCATAACAGCGGCGCTAGCCTATGTCGTAG TGTCCAGTATAGTGAACCGGTCGTACCAGAGCGCGAAAGCGTGCACGATCGGCGAGAACGTGGAGACGAAAGCGTTGTCGGTCGACGCGAACAAGACGTCCTCGACAGCGATCGCGACGTCGTCGCAATCGAACAGCAGGACGCGTCCACAGGCGGCTCCAGGAGGTAGTATTAACCTGTCGGTTCGCATGTTAGAGCACGTGTACATCCGTAATCGTAGGGACACGTTTAACCAGCATGCGTTGCACCAAACTGTCGCATCCCCCGAGTATCGCGAAGTGCCTCCGTCGACCGTGTCAGCGCACGAGGTGGACGAGGACGAGGCCTCACGGTCCCTAACCTCGAACGGTGATCGTTTCGGTAGGGTTGTGCATGAAACGGAGCATGCGGATGATCCTCGGGCGAAAGTGAACAACACCGGCCGTACCGACGTGGTGCTCGAAGACGTACTCGAGTCGTCGGGATCGACGGCTCCCCGGGGGACGATTATGCTTGCCGTGAATGTCTCTGACTCTTCGATTACTAACTATACGCACGATCGTACCACTCGTACCACTCTCGCTGTCGACCTCGCCTCTACGTCCTCTGTCTCTCTAGTCTCTGACCCTCCTGGCGATCGTTCGCTCGCATCTTCGTTCTCCTCTTCCATTTCACTTAACGAACCGGCCAACCGACCTTCGGAGACCCCGGTGGCCGACCATGCCGCCACGAAATCGACTTGGACCGCGTTACTGGGCGACGACAACCAGAACGATACCGTTCTCGCGACCGATCGTCCAATCACCCTTGAGAATCGCGACGAAGACGTCACCGATGTCTCGTTCGAACCTAGCGTCGATACCACGGACGATGCTAACGCCGCTGAAACTTCGAACGTCTCCGGGGGCCGCGTTGACCCGCGGCGATCGTCTTCGAGCGGCCTCGAATCGAACGAGTACGGGGAAAAGATCGGTAACGGGGGCATCGTTGGCTCGATCACCGTCACCGGTTCCACCAACGATTACGGTTACGCTAGCGGTAGAAACGAGCACGTAGATAGGAACGTAGAATCGCTAGAGGACACCGAAGCAACCACGGACTCGACCGCTACGGCCTCTGGTAACGGGGATACGATCGACGATCCTCCTCCGGAACACTCGAACGTAAGTAACGACAAATGGACCGCGTACGATTTCAACGAGAACCCCGTACCGCCGCGCGCGGACGGAGATTCCGAATCGGTGTCCTCGGAATACCGGGAAGACACCGAGCGcccaacgaacgagagaaacaaTCGTCCAGGAACGAACGATCGGAACGATACGTTGAAGAGCGTGATCGTCGCGACGAACGAACAACCGTATCGTAAGAACAACGTGGATAATTATACGTCGGACGTCGTGAAGGAAACGAGAGAACTCTCGCGCGAGGAGGACTCCTCGTACGAATCGGATCCAACGGTCAGTCGCGCGAACAGCTCCGAGAAATCCGAGGAACTCCAACGGGACTACCCCGTACCGATTTATAATTACGGCCAGGAGGAGGTGGAGATCGTGAAACTTGGCCAGAAGAGCGAATCCGGTACCACGAGCGATAGCAGCCAACGCGGTTACGAGTCGTTGAACGACGTACCGCGTCTGGTACATCAGAACAGCGATCTGAAGGTGATCACCAGAGAAGAGAACGACGAGGAGTTCCTGCGCGAGTTCGAGAAGAAGTTTCGCGAGGAATCGGTCGAGTCGGAGCCACGTTTCGAGGAACCTGGATCGAGGAAGAACCAAGCGAGAACGAACACGGAGAACGATTCGGTGTCACCGTTGATTCAACAGGTGAAAATCGTCGAGGTACCGGTTCACCGGGCCGAGTACTCCTCAGCGTCTTCGTCGGCGTCCTCGTCTCATCGCGTTCTCGTGAACATAACGATAGCTTCCGGGGACTCGGCCTCCTCGGCCTCGAAACCCCTTTACGTTCTATCTGTCTCCGTACCCACGAACGGTGACGCTGAAACCCACTCGTCCGGGACGAACGTGGACCAAGCTCAGCTGCACGAGCCCGAGGCGCGAAAATCGTCCACCCACGACACCTCGAACATCGCCAATCCCATCGAGAGCAACGACAACAACCGACTACCACCGCCACCTCAACCACCGTCCTCGCCACCGCCGTCTATCTGGGCCGGGGGCGAATGCGAGTGCTCCTGTCCGTGCATGGGCTCCTCCTCGGACGAATGGGACAACTTTTCAGCCAACGACGAAAATCTCAACTTCTATCTCGAGCCGGACAACTCGAGTCTCACGGTAGAGGAATCCTCCGAGCGTCGCGCGACGGACGATCGCTACGGGACGAAACGCAACGAATCCGACCTACCATCGTCCACGTCGTTCGTCACGGTGGACTCGGAAGATTCGACGAAAACGATCGACACCACCACCTCCTCGAGCACCGTGCACGATCCTACCTCGAGCGACGAGGAGAACACCGGATCCACGGAACGGACCTCGAATTACGAGACAGAGTCGAGCACCGTAGACATGTCGTGGTGTTCTGGGACAACATCGTTACCCCCAGAACCCACTATACTGATCCTGGAAG GTGCGAGAACATTTCCAGCCAGGTCTTTCCCACCTGACGGGACGACGTTCGCCCAGGTCGGTTTGGGACAGAAACTCAACAAGGAGATACCACCGTACAGCTACTGGAACATGCAATTCTACCAATCGGAGGCCGCGTACGTCCGATTCGACTACAATATACCACGCGGTGCGAGTATCGGGGTCTACGCCAGAAGAAACGCTCTACCCACGCACACGCAGTACGATCTCCTGGAGGTGTTGAGCGGTTTCAAAGCCAGGACCACTCGGGCGTCTCAAGTTAGTGTCATT CCTTCGATCAAGAAAGAGGTGACGTATTACATGGAGCCTGGTCACTGGTTCCTCTCGTTGTACAACGACGACGGAGACCCTCAGGAGGTGTCGTTCATAGCCGTGATCGCGGAGGACATGACGCACAATTGTCCGAACGGTTGCAGCGGGAAGGGTGAATGTCTTCTGGGTCACTGTCAGTGCAATCCCGGTTTCGGTGGTGAGGATTGCAGCGAGAGCGTTTGCCCGGTTCTCTGCAGCCAGCGAG GGGAGTACATAAACGGCGAGTGCCAATGCAATCCCGGTTGGAAGGGCAAGGAGTGCTCTTTGCGACACGACGAGTGCGAggtgcccgattgcaacgggcgCGGTCTTTGCGCCATTGGTAAATGCATCTGCCTGCAAGGTTACAAGGGGATGTACTGCGAGGAGGAGGATTGCCTTCATCCGAATTGCTCCGGGCACGGTTTTTGCGCGGACGGCACCTGCATCTGCAAGAAAGGATGGAAGGGTGCCGACTGCAGCCAAATGGACAAGGAAGCGTTGCAGTGTCTACCCGATTGCAGCGGACACGGGAACTTTGAACTGGATACACAGACCTGTCTCTGCGAGCCCATGTGGTCCGGGGACGACTGCTCGAAAG AATTGTGCGATCTGGACTGCGGTCCCCATGGTCACTGTGTGGACAACGTCTGCGACTGTCTGCCAGGGTGGTCCGGCGAGTTGTGCAATCTGAAGCAATGCGATCCACGATGCAACGAACACGGCCAGTGCAAGAACGGGACGTGCTTGTGCGTGACCGGTTGGAACGGGAAACACTGCACGATGGAAGGTTGCCCTAACTCCTGTTCCGGGCATGGACAGTGCAGAGTCAGCAACGATGGCCAATGGGAGTGcaggtgctacgacggttgggACGGCAAGGATTGCAACGTGCTCCTCGAACAGAATTGCAACGATGGAAGAGACAACGACAAAG ACGGTCTCATCGATTGCGCGGATCCGGAATGTTGCTCGAATTATATATGTCGTAGCAGTCAGCTTTGCGTGTCGGCCCCGAAACCGATCGATATACTTCTGCGAAAGCAGCCGCCGGCCATCACCGCGTCCTTCTTCGAGAGGATGAAGTTCCTGATAGACGAAGGTAGCCTCCAGAACTACGCGCGCCAGGAGACCTTCAACGAGAG TGCGTCCACGGATCACGGTGGAAAGATACCGATCGCGTTAGTTGACACGAGTCTTACGTGGCCAGCTATCGGATCGTTAACCTTATTATTTCCTGACAGCCGATCGGCCGTTGTACGTGGCCGGGTTGTCACCCATCTTGGCACCGGTTTGATGGGGGTGAGAGTTAGCACCAGTACACCGCTGGAAGGATTTACACTGACGAGAGACGACGGATGGTTCGATCTCCTGGTGAACGGTGGCGGTGCTGTCACACTGCAATTCGGCAGATCGCCCTTTAAACCGCAAAGTCACATTGTCTTTGTACCGTGGAACGAG GTGGTGATAATCGACAAAATCGTGATGACTGCCGCCGAGGAGAAACAGCCGAGCCACGTGCCGCACTCGTGCGCCGCTCACGATTACGATATGATGAAACCGGTGGTCCTGGCGACGTGGAAGCACGGTTTCCAAGGTGCCTGCCCGGACAAGAGTGCCATATTGGCAGAGTCCCAGGTCATTCAAGAAAGTCTGCAAATACCTGGAACAGGATTGAATCTTGTCTACCACAGTTCCCGTGCGGCCGGTTATCTGTCGACGATCCAGCTGCAGCTGACTCCCGAGGTCATACCCCCTACGCTCAATTTGATCCACTTGAGGATCACGATCGAGGGCATACTGTTCGAGAGAACGTTCGAGGCCGATCCGGTGATACGGTTCACCTACGCTTGGAATCGACTGAACGTCTACCGACAACGTGTTTACGGTGTGACCACCGCCATGGTGAAAGTCGGATACGAGTACAGCGACTGCAAGGACGTGATCTGGGACGTGCAAACGACGAAGCTCAGCGGCCACGACATGTCCATTTCGGAGGTCGGAGGCTGGAATCTCGACATACATCATAGATACAATTTCCACGAGGGTATACTGCAAAAGGGCGACGGGTCCAACATCTATCTGAAGCAGAAGCCTCGCGTGATCCTCACGACCATGGGCGACGGACACCAGAGACCGGTCGACTGTTACGAGTGCGACGGCCAAGCTTCCAAGCAACGACTTCTCGCCCCTGTTGCACTTGCCACCGCGCCGGATGGCTCCATCTTCGTCGGTGACTTCAATCTCGTACGGAAGATCCTCGTAGATGGCACTGTCAGGACGGTTGTTCGACTCAA CGTGACGAGAGTCTCGTACCGCTACCACATCGCCCTGAGTCCCTTGGACGGCACCTTGTACATCTCCGATCCGGAATGTCATCAGATAATACGCGTGCGCGACACGAACGACTACACCGATCCCGATCACAACTGGGAAACCGTGGTAGGGTCCGGTGAACGGTGTCTACCCGGTGACGAGGCACATTGCGGCGACGGTGCACTCGCCAGGGACGCTAAACTCGCTTACCCGAAAGGTGTCGCTGTATCGGCCGACAACGTCCTCTATTTCGCGGACGGTACCAATATCAGGATGGTGGACAGGGACGGTATCATCACCACCGTGATTGGCAATCACATGCACCGATCCCATTGGAAACCAATTCCCTGCGAAGGCACACTAAACGTTGAGGAGGTTCATCTTCGTTGGCCCACGGAACTGGCGATCAATCCTCTCGACAACTCGTTGCACATGATCGACGATCACATGGTGCTCCAATTGGCACCCGATGGTCGGGTAAAGGTCGTAGCTGGTCGTCCTCTGCGTTGCCCTTGGCCGTCCACTTCGTTCGACACGGAACTAGCGACACACGCCACACTGGTGATGCCGCAGAGTATCGCGTTCGGGCCATCCGGTAATCTGTACATCGCCGAGAGCGATTCGCAGAGGATAAATCGTTTGCGCGTGATAGGCACCGATGGCAAGATCTCCCCGTACGCTGGCGCCGAGTCCAAGTGCAATTGTCTGGAACGCGGTTGCGATTGTTTCGAGGCCGATCATTACCTGGCGTCCACCTCAAAGTTCAACACCATATCCGCGGTGGCCGTGTCACCGGACGGGGTAGTTCACATCGGTGATCAAGCGAATTACAGAATTCGTTCCGTGACCGCGAGCATACCGGACGCAAGCGGCGCCAGGGAGTACGAGATCTACTCACCGGACACCCAGGAGATATACGTGTTCAATAGATTCGGTCAGCACGTGGCCACCAAGAACATACTCACCGGGGAGACGGTGTACCAGTTCACGTACAACGTGAACACCAGCAACGGGAAGCTGAGCACGGTAACGGACGCGGCTGGCAACAAAGTGTTCCTCTTGAGGGACTACAGCAGCCAAGTGAACTCCATCGAGAACACCAAGGGACAGAAGTGCAGGCTCCGTATGTCCAGGATGAAAATGCTCCACGAGTTGAGCACACCGGACAATTACAACGTGACGTTCGACTATCACGGTCCGACCGGTCTATTGAAGACCAAATTGGACAGCACCGGACGAAGCTACGTCTACAATTACGACGAGTTCGGTAGGCTAACCAGCGCAGTCACTCCGACGGGGAAGGTGATCAGTCTGACCTTCGATCTCAGTTTGAAGGGAGCGGTGGTCAAGGTTGGACAGAATAACAGGAAACCCATCTCGATGCTGATCAAAGGATCGTCGGTGATCACGAAAGTCGGAGAAGCCGAACAGAGGACCACTGTCCTCGCGGATGGCTCCGTGGGTCAGGTGACACCATGGGCGCACACGATCAGCACGGATACATTGCCCTATTCGGTTCTAGCCGAGATCGAACCTCTGTTGGGCGAGAGTTACCCCGTACCCGCTAAACAGAGAACCGAGATCGCCGGTGATCTGGCCAACAGATTCGAGTGGCGATACTTCCTGAGAAAGGTCCAAGGTAACAAGAATCGAGGCAACTCAAAGTCCGTCACGCAAGTCGGTAGGAGGCTACGCGTGAACGGCGAGATCCTTCTCTCTCTGGAGTACGACAGGGAGACCAACAGCGTGGCCGTGTTCATGAACGACGTGGAGCTCTTGAACGTCACCTACGACCGAACAGCGAGACCGATCAAATGGGGTCCAAGGAACGGTATCTTCGCCGGTGTGGAACTCGAGTACGATCGTTTCAGCAGACTGACCAGTTGGACCTGGGGCGACATCAGCGAAACCTACGGCTTCGACAGAGCTGGTAGACTTTACGAGATCAAGTACAGCGACGGCACGTCGATGGTCTACGCGTTCAAAGACATGTTCAGCAGTCTCCCGTTGAAAGTGACCACGCCGCGTGGAAGCGATTACTTGTTGCAATACGACGAGGCTGGAGCGTTGCAGTCTTTGACCACACCCCGATCACACATTCATACTTTCTCGCTACAAACGTCTCTAGGGTTCTACAAGTATCAGTATTACTCGCCGATGAACAGACATCCGTACGAGATTCTGTACAACGACGACGGACAGATTCTGGCCAAAGTGTATCCCCATCAAAGTGGCAAGGTTGCCTACGTTTACGACCACACTGGAAAATTGGAGACCACTCTTGCCG GTCTGTCCTCGATACATTACACGTACCAGGAGACGACGAGTTTGGTCCACAGCATCGACATCAACGAACCGAACTTCGAAATGAGGATCGAGTACAAGTACCACGCCGGTATCGTGAAAGACGAGAAGATCAAATTCGGTAGTAAAAGCGGCCTGGACAATGCCCGTTATCGTTATCAGTACGACGGTAACGCTCGGATATCCGGGATCGAGGTGGACATCAATGGCAAACAGTTGCCTCAATTGAGGCTGAAGTACAGCCAGAATCTCGGTATACTCGAGGGTGTCGGTGATCTGAGGATATACAGGAACCTGTTCAACAGATCCGTGATGCAGGACAGCAGCAAACAGTTCTACACCGTGACGGATTACGACGAACACGGTCGCGTTAAAACGGTACTAATGAACATACGTACACTGGACGTGTTCCGTATGGAACTCGAGTACGATAACCGTAACCGTATCAAGATGAGGAAGCTGGCGATCGGCAAAGACTCGAAAATGGAGAAGATCACGTACAACGCGGACGGCCACGTGCTCGAGGTGGCAGACACCGAGAACAATTGGCAGTACGCGTACGACGAAAACGGTAACGTGATCGGTATCATAAGGGAACACAACGAGAAACTCGTGTTGGGGTACGACAGCGGGGACCGTGTGGTACAGTTTGGCGACGTTGAATTCAACGCCTACGACGGTAGAGGGTTCGTCGTTATCCGTGGAGAACACAAGTACAG GTACAATTCCCGTGGTCAGTTGATCCACGCATTGGAGCACAAAAAGTTCCAGATATGGTACTTTTACGACGATCGTGGACGACTGGTCACCTGGAACGACGATCGCGAGAACATCACCCAGTTCTTCTACGCGAATCCGAAGACCCCGGATCTGATCACGCACGTCCACTTCCCGAAATCCGCCAAGACCTTCCGGTTCCTCTACGACGCTCGTAACTTCCTCATGACCGTGGAAACGTCCGAGCAGAGGTTCTACGTCGCGACGGATCAGAATGGTTCACCATTGGCGTTGTTCGACACCAACGGGAACCTCATCAAGGAGATGAGACGCACACCGTTCGGGAAGATCATCAAAGACACCAATCCGGATTTCTATCTGCCCATCGACTTCCACGGTGGTCTCCTCGATCCCAACACCAAGCTCGTCTACCTCAACAAGAGACTGTACGATCCCACGGTCGGTCAATGGATGACCCCAGCTTGGGAGCAAATGGCGAACGAGCTCACCACACCGACCGACATCTTCATCTATCGTTTCCGTAACAACGATCCGATCAACTTCAAGCAGAACGTCGAGTACATGACCGACCTGGCCAGCTGGTTGAAGCTATACGGTTACGACATATCCGCGATCCTCGGCTCCGAGTACATGAAACAAATGGTGTACCAACCGAGCGCCACGATCACCTCCCCTCAACTGACACCAGACTTCGGTGTGATGTCCGGTCTCCAGTGTATCGTGGACCGTGTACACGAGAAGTTCTCCGATCTGGGATTCGTGCCTAAACCGTTGCTGAAACTGGAACCAAAGACGCGTAATCTTCTTCCACGTGTGGCTCATCGTCGAGCGGTGTTCGGTGAGGGTATCCTTGTGTCTCGAGTCGGTGGACGCGCGTTGGTCAGCGTTGTGGACGGTGTGAACAGCGTGGTCCAGGATGTGGTCACCTCGGTGTTCAACAACTCGTACTTCCTGCCGTTGCACTTCAGCGTTCACGACCAGGACGTGTTCTATTTCGTGAAGGACAACGCGTTGAAGATACGCGACGACATGGAGGAGCTGCGTCGTTTGGGCGGTATGTTCAACGTGTCCACTCACGAGACCACGGAACACGGAGCGGGTACTTGGAAGGAGTTGAGGCTTCACAATCCGGACGCGGCGGTGGTGATCAAATACGGAGCCGATCCGGAACAGGAGAGGCACAGGATACTGAAACACGCTCACAAGAGGGCGGTGGAGAGGGCCTGGGAGATCGAGAAACAGCTCGTGATGGCCGGTTTCCAAGGCAGGGGCGATTGGTCCAAGGAGGAGAAGGACGAGCTGATCAGTCGTGGTATCGTGAACGGTTACGAGGGTGTCGACATACACAGCGTGCACAGATACCCCCAGCTGGCCGACGATCCCGGCAACGTGGCGTTCACCAGGGACACCAAGAGGAAACGACGGAAGAGCGGGAACAGGCGCAACAGGATCCACAGGCACGACTCGTGA